The following is a genomic window from Candidatus Obscuribacter sp..
TCTGAAGTATCACCATCGAGATAGGGCTAGTTGCTCAGCTGAGACAACACCACCATTTGATTGGATTAAGCGCGCAATCTGATGCCAGCGGATCTTTTGAGATTGGAGTTAGGGGCACCATCGCCAAACAAAAACGAAAAGCACTCAAGGAAGAAAGCGATGTGCGGCAAGTGCCTAATATGCCTGCTGCTGTAGTCTTTGGCGCTGGTATACAGTCACGTGAGGCTCACGACAGGGTGGTCACAGCTGTATCACTGTACAAGTCTGGCAAAGTCAAAAAGCTCCTTATGACCGGCGATAACGGACACGTCTCTTATAACGAGCCAGAGGCGATGAAGCGTGACGCCATGCAGCTCGGTGTGCCAGCTAGTGACATCGCCTGTGATTATGCGGGTTTTAGGACGTATGACAGTGTCTACCGTGCTATCCAGATATTTGGTCTGGACAAAGCAGTACTTGTCACCCAGCGCTATCATTTGCCTAGAGCAATGT
Proteins encoded in this region:
- a CDS encoding YdcF family protein, which translates into the protein MPAAVVFGAGIQSREAHDRVVTAVSLYKSGKVKKLLMTGDNGHVSYNEPEAMKRDAMQLGVPASDIACDYAGFRTYDSVYRAIQIFGLDKAVLVTQRYHLPRAMYLARHLGLDVVGLDASVQSYGKIQSWYDLREIGAAQAAWLDVAIGRKPKFLGKKEPIFPEQSIVPVTTP